The genomic segment TACTCTCTCGATAAGCTTTTTTTCTTCTAATCCATATATTCCGCCTAAAAAGCTTATATACTCATAAGCAGTCAAGTTTTCATATATATCTGCAAGCTCTGGTACATACCCTATTTTCTTTTTATACTCTATGCTTCCATTACTTATATCTTGTCCTAATATTTCTACTTTTCCCGAGTATCCTTCTAATATCCCAAGCATTATCTTTATAGTTGTACTTTTACCAGCGCCATTAGTCCCTATATATCCGATTATTTGACCTCTAGGAATTTCTAAATTTATTCCGTTAAGCACCTTTTTACTCCCATAGCTCATTTGTAAATCTTTAATTGATATTATACTTTCTAAATTTCCCATCGTACCCTCCCCTTGGATGTATTTTTTATCTGTTTATGTAATTTATTATACTGCTTAATTGGGTAATTTCAACAAGTTTTCACTTGTTACTTGTATGTAAACCTTTTAATTCTTATTTATATAAATCTCTTTAAAATAAGCTTTCCACCTAAAAAAAATAGCACCAGCCTAAGCTGATGCCAACTCTTATAAATAATCTTGATTTCACAAGGTGCTTTCTAATGTTAATGGTTACTCACCTGTTATGTCACTCACCGAACAATTACTACATACTTTTTATTATTACCAGTTAATATATTCCTTAACCTCTGCTTTCTCCCCTAAAGTCACGTCTTTTAAAACCCATTCCTTAAACACTGGATATCCTGTTCTATCAACAATATACCCAATGTGTTCTTTTCCTCCTGGAGCATTTCCATCAATATACTTATCGATATATGAATATGTGTTTTTTATTATTTTGATTATATTTTCCTCGTCCACCCAAGTTATAAAATCTTGAGCCAGCCTAGGATTTTTCTTGCCAGTCCTACCCATTATCACAAGTTTATAATATTTCTCATAACTTCTGCTCCAGCAACTAGTCGGGCATTTACCTATGCATTCTCCACATCCAATACACTTGTCTTGGTTGCGTACTACTTTAAAGTTCTCCATTTTAAGTGCACCAGTAACTCTTTTTTTACAGTTAGTTACGCAAGATTTACAACTGATGCATCTATAAGATTCATATTGGGGCTCTGTCATTCCTATGATCCCAAAATCTTGTATTCTAGCCTTTATACAATCATTAGGACAACCTGTTAAAGCTACTTTCACATGATAGTCATTGGGAAATATTTCCTTTTCAATCCTTTTTGCAAAATCTGTAGTATTGTAATTTGCAAAAGGACAGACATTTGCCCCTATACAGGCTGACACATTTCTAGTACCTGCAGACAAGTATCCTGTATTTTCTGAAATCTGATTTATATCAAGGCCTTCTATAACTGATTGAATCATCTTATTAACTTCTGGTATTTTATCTATATCAATATTAGGTATTTCAAAACCCTGTCTTATAGTTATATGAATATTTCCATCTCCGTAAGTTTCTGCTACCCTTTGCAAAACTTCTAAATGTTTGGCTTCTATATGGCCACCAGGCACCCTTATTCTTATAGCTGTTTTACCTCTTTTTTTAGTTATTCTGTATGCATTTTTCTTCATCAACTTGGTATTTATATCCATTAAATTCTCCCCCTTAATCTACTAGATGAACTGCATCTAAATAGTTAAAAACAGGCCCATCTAAACATATATATGTATCATCAATTTTGCAGTGCCCACATTTCCCAACTCCACAACACATTTTTCGCTCATAAGATACCCATATATTTTTTTCTTTTACTCCTTTTTTTATAAATCCAGCTACTGTAAACTTAAGCATCATTGGTGGTCCTACTACAATAACCTGTACTTCATCCATATTCTGAACTTGAATATCTGCAATATATTTTGTTATGAGTCCTACAGTTCCAGTGTAGCCGTCATCAGCACTGTCTACAGTTAACGTTACACTGATACTCTTTTCCCAAACTTTGAAATTTTCTTTAAATAAGATGTCACTAGGCGACTTAAAACCTGCCATTAAATTAAAGCCCGTACATTCCTTTGGATTTTTAGCAAAATAATCTACTATCCCTTTTACTGGTGCCAGTCCAGTTCCCCCAGCAGCTACAATAACTTCTTTATTTTTATAAAGGTTAACATCAAATCCATTTCCATAAGGCCCTCTTAAAAACAAGGTTCCTCCTACAAAAAAGCTATGAATTACATCCGTAACAGTGCCGACACGTCTAATAGTAAAATCTACATAACCCTCACCTATCTCACTAACGGATATAGGTGATTCTCCAAATTTCGGTATGGATACTTCAAAAAATTGACCCGGCTTTACAACACCTTCGAACTCCATTCTAAATGTATAATCCGTTTCTGTATGCTTACTTATATTAAGTATCTTAGATTTAAAAGGCATGTATATATTTTTCATTTATTCCACCTCATCCATTGCTTTATTTAATTTGTTTACACAATTTGAGAAAGATATATATTCAGGGCATATATCATCACATCTACCACAACCTATACACATATGATATCCGGCTCTCTTTTTAAAATCATATACCTTGTGCATAATTTTGAATCTCATTCTGTCTTTTTTATCCTGTCTAAATCCATGTCCGCCTGCCATATCACTGTATCCGTCTACATGACAAGATGCCCAAACACGCCTTCTTTCTCCCACGTTTTTATTTTCTTTATAGAAAATGTCCTGCGTAGTAAAACAAGAACAAGTACCGCAGACAAAATTACACCTGCCACAAGCAATGCATCTTGAAGAATATTCATCCCACATCTTTGATTTAAAAATTCTTTGATCTAAGTTTTCAGGTATATTAACCTTTACTTCATTAGTCAAAACAAATTCAGGCTCTACCACGACGTTACTAGGTTTATCTATGTTAAAGTACTTCATCAGTTCCTCGGATTTACAATTCACAAAGACCTCATCATCTTGAATTTTAGTGTACATATCATAATCTTCTATCATATTCGATCCCATACTTGCGCAAAAACAATTTTCAAAACTTTCACTACAACCCATAAGTACAAATTTAATTTTATCTCTTAAAACCTTATAATAATAATCTTCATTTCCATTTTTAAGGTAAATTTCATCTAATCTCTTTATAGCATGAATATCACAACTTCTTAAGAATATTAATATTTTCTTCTCATCGCATTTTGGCTCTACGCAATCATTTTCAGTAAAGTAAAATAATGTTTGAGTAATTGGCAATGTTATTTCTTTAGGAGAAAAACTAGATTTTAAATCAAACTCTACTTCCCTTATACTCTTTATTTCCCTATACCTAACAGTATCTGTGTCCGCAAAAGTTCCTTTTCCCTTGAGCACTACTGGTGCATACACCTTATATTCATGTCGCAATGTTTCAAGATACTCATCAAACTTCTCTATTTTCAACTTAAAGCCCATAAATGCACACCTTCCATTATAATAAATTTTACCTATTCGCTAAATATTGTTAATTAATTAACTTCATTAGTTAGTTCCTATAAAAATTAAATTTATAACTAACTATGCATATTGTATTTTAAATCATAAAAAAAGTATGTGATTTTCATCACACACCTTTAAAGTATTTGCTTAACTTTTCTCTATTAACTATGAATTTTCTATATTTTATTCTAACCATATCCATGTTTTCAAGCTCTTTTACTGCCCTTGAAATAGTTTCGCGAGAGCTACCTAACATATCTGCTAAATAAGTTATGTTTATTTTAATATCTATTAAAACGCCATCTTCTGTTTCTACACCATAATCTTTAGATAGCTTCCAAAGCTTTGCGGCTACCCTTTTGTCCATTTTAGTAGGAACTGTGTTCTTAATTTGTCTATACACTCTTCTTATTTTTTTACTCATAGAGTTTAATATAATCTCTGTAAGCTTAAAATCCTGTTTCATAATATTTAATAAGTCTACTTTTGATATACTTATAATTTCACTATCTTCAAACCCTTCACAATTAATAGATGTCGTAAAATTGTCAAAATTGACCTCGTTTATAATCTCACCTTTGTTTAGGATATAGATAACCCTCTTTTGACCCTTTTCCGATACTCTGTACATAGTTACCTTTCCCTCTAGCACTATATATATATTATTTGTGATTTCTCTTTCAGCAAATAACATTTGTGATTTTTTCAATTTTTTTATTACAACACTCTCTCTTATTAAATCCAAAGTTTTATCCTCAACACATTTAAATAAAGGAAGGTCTTTTAATTGCCTAAGCGATATTTGTGTCATATTAACTTCTCCTTATGATTTCATTTTATAATCTCATTATAATAAAAATACTAATATTCTTATTATATAGCAATAAATTTTAAAATAAAACAAAAAAAGAAATTATACATTACTTACCTTTATTAATCCTAGCTTTAATAATATATATTTTTATTGTTTTATTTCTCTTTTGCTACGTACCAATATGCTGCTCCAATAAATACAGCTCCACCTACAAAGTTTCCTAGGGTAACCCAAATTAAGTTGTGCGCTAATCCTCCTATAGAAATCGCTGCGGTGTGAGGAATCATTAGTGCCGTTGTAAGCAAAGTCATATTCGCAACACTATGTTCGAACCCTATAGTTATAAATGCAAATAGGCACCAAAAAATCATTATAAGTTTAGCCGTTTCTTCCTTTAATTTAATAGCACACCATACGGCTAAACAGACTAACATATTACAAAGTAACCCTTTTAAAAATAATTCTATGCTTGGCGTTGCCATTTTCCCTTGTGATGTTTTTAAAATAAAAGTTGCTGTGCTACCCTTTGCAAGCCCAGAACCTACAAATATTGCTGCTAGCACTGCTGACCCTATAAAGTTTCCTATAAAACTGTATATCCAAATATTTATTGAATCAAGTAAAG from the Clostridium sp. CM027 genome contains:
- the asrC gene encoding sulfite reductase subunit C, with product MDINTKLMKKNAYRITKKRGKTAIRIRVPGGHIEAKHLEVLQRVAETYGDGNIHITIRQGFEIPNIDIDKIPEVNKMIQSVIEGLDINQISENTGYLSAGTRNVSACIGANVCPFANYNTTDFAKRIEKEIFPNDYHVKVALTGCPNDCIKARIQDFGIIGMTEPQYESYRCISCKSCVTNCKKRVTGALKMENFKVVRNQDKCIGCGECIGKCPTSCWSRSYEKYYKLVIMGRTGKKNPRLAQDFITWVDEENIIKIIKNTYSYIDKYIDGNAPGGKEHIGYIVDRTGYPVFKEWVLKDVTLGEKAEVKEYINW
- the asrB gene encoding anaerobic sulfite reductase subunit AsrB; this translates as MKNIYMPFKSKILNISKHTETDYTFRMEFEGVVKPGQFFEVSIPKFGESPISVSEIGEGYVDFTIRRVGTVTDVIHSFFVGGTLFLRGPYGNGFDVNLYKNKEVIVAAGGTGLAPVKGIVDYFAKNPKECTGFNLMAGFKSPSDILFKENFKVWEKSISVTLTVDSADDGYTGTVGLITKYIADIQVQNMDEVQVIVVGPPMMLKFTVAGFIKKGVKEKNIWVSYERKMCCGVGKCGHCKIDDTYICLDGPVFNYLDAVHLVD
- the asrA gene encoding anaerobic sulfite reductase subunit AsrA, which translates into the protein MGFKLKIEKFDEYLETLRHEYKVYAPVVLKGKGTFADTDTVRYREIKSIREVEFDLKSSFSPKEITLPITQTLFYFTENDCVEPKCDEKKILIFLRSCDIHAIKRLDEIYLKNGNEDYYYKVLRDKIKFVLMGCSESFENCFCASMGSNMIEDYDMYTKIQDDEVFVNCKSEELMKYFNIDKPSNVVVEPEFVLTNEVKVNIPENLDQRIFKSKMWDEYSSRCIACGRCNFVCGTCSCFTTQDIFYKENKNVGERRRVWASCHVDGYSDMAGGHGFRQDKKDRMRFKIMHKVYDFKKRAGYHMCIGCGRCDDICPEYISFSNCVNKLNKAMDEVE
- a CDS encoding Crp/Fnr family transcriptional regulator, with amino-acid sequence MTQISLRQLKDLPLFKCVEDKTLDLIRESVVIKKLKKSQMLFAEREITNNIYIVLEGKVTMYRVSEKGQKRVIYILNKGEIINEVNFDNFTTSINCEGFEDSEIISISKVDLLNIMKQDFKLTEIILNSMSKKIRRVYRQIKNTVPTKMDKRVAAKLWKLSKDYGVETEDGVLIDIKINITYLADMLGSSRETISRAVKELENMDMVRIKYRKFIVNREKLSKYFKGV
- a CDS encoding formate/nitrite transporter family protein, producing the protein MFSEEINKVSISAVKKSELLKKSKMRYLTAAALAGAYVGFGILLIFTIGGSFAAAESPATKTIMGASFGIALSLVIMAGSELFTGNNMIMTIGSLEKKVPLLDSINIWIYSFIGNFIGSAVLAAIFVGSGLAKGSTATFILKTSQGKMATPSIELFLKGLLCNMLVCLAVWCAIKLKEETAKLIMIFWCLFAFITIGFEHSVANMTLLTTALMIPHTAAISIGGLAHNLIWVTLGNFVGGAVFIGAAYWYVAKEK